A genomic region of Prionailurus bengalensis isolate Pbe53 chromosome D1, Fcat_Pben_1.1_paternal_pri, whole genome shotgun sequence contains the following coding sequences:
- the LOC122482494 gene encoding olfactory receptor 147-like, which yields MAAGNDSSVTQFILLGLTQQPELQLPLFFIFLGIYVVTVMGNMGLIILIGLKPHLHTPMYYFLFNLSFIDLCYSSVIMPRMLIGFVRQNTISYAECVAQLCFFSFFVIDECYILTSMAYDRYVAICKPLLYKAIMSHQVCLMLMAGTYAMGFVGAMAHTGCMLRLTFCDGNIINHYMCDIPPLLQLSCTSTYVNELVVFIVVGINVIMPSLTITISYTLIVSNILRIRSTGGRSKAFSTCSSHIVTVSLFFGASAFMYLRPFSTGYLDQDKVSTVFYTIVGPMLNPFIYSLRNKDVKIALSKTFKKRVFS from the coding sequence ATGGCAGCAGGCAATGACTCTTCAGTGACCCAGTTTATCCTGCTGGGTTTAACACAACAGCCAGAACTCCAGCTGcctctcttcttcattttcttaggaATCTACGTGGTCACCGTGATGGGGAACATGGGCTTGATTATTCTGATTGGTCTGAAGCCTCACCTGCACACTCCCATGTACTACTTTCTCTTCAACCTTTCCTTCATTGATCTCTGCTACTCGTCTGTCATAATGCCTAGAATGCTGATAGGTTTTGTAAGGCAAAACACCATCTCTTACGCAGAGTGCGTGGCTCagctctgtttcttctccttctttgtcATTGATGAGTGCTATATTTTGACATCGATGGCCTATGACCGGTATGTGGCCATCTGTAAGCCCCTGCTTTACAAGGCCATCATGTCCCACCAGGTCTGCCTCATGCTGATGGCAGGAACATATGCAATGGGGTTTGTGGGTGCCATGGCCCACACCGGGTGCATGCTGAGGCTCACGTTCTGTGATggcaacatcattaatcattacaTGTGTGACATACCTCCTCTCCTTCAGCTCTCCTGCACAAGCACCTACGTCAACGAGCTGGTGGTTTTCATTGTGGTGGGAATCAATGTAATAATGCCCAGTCTCACTATCACCATTTCTTACACCTTGATCGTCTCCAACATCCTCCGTATCCGTTCTACAGGGGGCAGGTCCAAAGCCTTCAGTACCTGCAGCTCCCACATAGttactgtttctctcttctttggagCATCGGCATTCATGTATCTAAGACCTTTTTCTACTGGGTATTTGGATCAAGATAAGGTATCCACAGTTTTTTATACCATTGTGGGGCCAATGTTGAATCCTTTTATCTATAGTCTGAGGAACAAAGATGTCAAAATTGCACTGAGTAAGACTTTTAAGAAAAGGGTGTTCTCTTGA
- the LOC122484206 gene encoding LOW QUALITY PROTEIN: olfactory receptor 10S1 (The sequence of the model RefSeq protein was modified relative to this genomic sequence to represent the inferred CDS: inserted 1 base in 1 codon; deleted 1 base in 1 codon), giving the protein MSVGDSCVAKGISSHSVCEENAMETEAPNQAVLSHFFLEDLMYTAEHPGLFFLLFLLIYSIAWTGNLLILVTVGSEPHLCSPMYHFLGHLSSLDACLSTVTVPKVMAGLLLTVHGKVISSEGCAVQLYCFHFLASTECFLYALMAYDRYLAICQPLHYPGAMNRQMCAGLAGITWAIGAGHSAVHTVLTFRLLYCGPLHIAGFFCDMPPVLKLACADTTISELVTLANIGLVAAXCLPFIIIPDVFIVAAVLRVRTAQGWQRAFSTCTSHLTVVLLNCMPPVCIYLQPRSAGAGAGAPAVFYTIVTPTLTPFIYTPRNKEVKRALQRLLRGGCRESPAHPLTCVVTQCACQEYD; this is encoded by the exons ATGTCTGTTGGTGACAGTTGTGTGGCAAAGGGGATAAGTAGCCACTCCGTGTGTGAAGAGAATGCCATGGAGACAGAGGCCCCCAACCAGGCTGTGCTGAGCCACTTCTTCCTGGAGGATCTCATGTACACAGCTGAACATCCtggcctcttcttccttctcttcctcctcatctaCAGCATCGCCTGGACTGGGAATCTCCTCATTCTCGTAACTGTGGGCTCTGAGCCTCACCTCTGCTCCCCTATGTACCACTTCCTGGGGCATCTCTCCTCCCTGGATGCCTGTCTGTCCACAGTGACAGTGCCCAAGGTCATGGCAGGCCTCCTCCTGACGGTGCATGGGAAGGTGATCTCCTCTGAGGGCTGTGCGGTTCAGCTTTACTGCTTCCATTTCCTGGCCAGCACTGAGTGCTTTCTATATGCCCTCATGGCCTACGACCGCTACCTAGCTATCTGCCAACCCCTACACTACCCA GGGGCCATGAACAGACAGATGTGTGCAGGGCTGGCTGGGATCACTTGGGCCATAGGTGCTGGGCACTCTGCCGTCCACACCGTCCTCACCTTTCGCCTGCTCTACTGTGGTCCTCTCCACATCGCCGGCTTCTTCTGTGACATGCCCCCCGTGCTGAAGCTGGCCTGCGCAGACACCACCATCAGTGAGCTCGTCACGCTTGCCAACATCGGCCTTGTGGCGG GGTGTCTTCCCTTCATCATCATACCGGACGTCTTTATTGTGGCGGCCGTGCTGCGGGTCCGCACTGCCCAAGGCTGGCAGCGTGCCTTCTCCACCTGCACCTCCCACCTCACCGTGGTGCTGCTGAACTGCATGCCACCTGTATGCATCTACCTGCAGCCTCGCTCCgcgggggcaggggctggggccccTGCTGTCTTCTACACAATCGTCACCCCCACGCTCACCCCTTTCATTTACACTCCGCGGAACAAGGAGGTCAAGCGGGCTCTGCAAAGACTTCTGCGCGGAGGCTGCCGAGAGTCTCCAGCCCACCCCTTGACCTGCGTCGTGACTCAATGTGCCTGCCAAGAATACGACTAG